A segment of the Triticum urartu cultivar G1812 chromosome 1, Tu2.1, whole genome shotgun sequence genome:
tatcaagtgtgaagatcaatggctttcaagtcaaatgatcaatcttatggccacattcatggcatagtttgttcaaatgatctcatattgtgcacaagggtgcatattggaatggcaaacaatgttgcctaaggacgttttcattttctttggacgaaaaaaccattttccatttctggagtgcccaaaaggaggttttttNNNNNNNNNNNNNNNNNNNNNNNNNNNNNNNNNNNNNNNNNNNNNNNNNNNNNNNNNNNNNNNNNNNNNNNNNNNNNNNNNNNNNNNNNNNNNNNNNNNNNNNNNNNNNNNNNNNNNNNNNNNNNNNNNNNNNNNNNNNNNNNNNNNNNNNNNNNNNNNNNNNNNNNNNNNNNNNNNNNNNNNNNNNNNNNNNNNNNNNNNNNNNNNNNNNNNNNNNNNNNNNNNNNNNNNNNNNNNNNNNNNNNNNNNNNNNNNNNNNNNNNNNNNNNNNNNNNNNNNNNNNNNNNNNNNNNNNNNNNNNNNNNNNNNNNNNNNNNNNNNNNNNNNNNNNNNNNNNNNNNNNNNNNNNNNNNNNNNNNNNNNNNNNNNNNNNNNNNNNNNNNNNNNNNNNNNNNNNNNNNNNNNNNNNNNNNNNNNNNNNNNNNNNNNNNNNNNNNNNNNNNNNNNNNNNNNNNNNNNNNNNNNNNNNNNNNNNNNNNNNNNNNNNNNNNNNNNNNNNNNNNNNNNNNNNNNNNNNNNNNNNNNNNNNNNNNNNNNNNNNNNNNNNNNNNNNNNNNNNNNNNNNNNNNNNNNNNNNNNNNNNNNNNNNNNNNNNNNNNNNNNNNNNNNNNNNNNNNNNNNNNNNNNNNNNNNNNNNNNNNNNNNNNNNNNNNNNNNNNNNNNNNNNNNNNNNNNNNNNNNNNNNNNNNNNNNNNNNNNNNNNNNNNNNNNNNNNNNNNNNNNNNNNNNNNNNNNNNNNNNNNNNNNNNNNNNNNNNNNNNNNNNNNNNNNNNNNNNNNNNNNNNNNNNNNNNNNNNNNNNNNNNNNNNNNNNNNNNNNNNNNNNNNNNNNNNNNNNNNNNNNNNNNNNNNNNNNNNNNNNNNNNNNNNNNNNNNNNNNNNNNNNNNNNNNNNNNNNNNNNNNNNNNNNNNNNNNNNNNNNNNNNNNNNNNNNNNNNNNNNNNNNNNNNNNNNNNNNNNNNNNNNNNNNNNNNNNNNNNNNNNNNNNNNNNNNNNNNNNNNNNNNNNNNNNNNNNNNNNNNNNNNNNNNNNNNNNNNNNNNNNNNNNNNNNNNNNNNNNNNNNNNNNNNNNNNNNNNNNNNNNNNCAAATGCTTGTTTCTCTGACATCATGAGCATACTTGCAAGTAAAGGGGCAAACACCAACATCCCTGCGTTGTGTACTCTGAGGCCATCAAATCTTACTGATGCTTCTTGTCCCGTGAAGGATATTAGCTCGTTTGAGAGAATGGTTAATGTAAGCAAACTCCTGGATGCATGCAGCAGTGTTGATCCACTGAAAGAGTGTTGTAGGCCAGTTTGCCAACCTGCAATAGTGGAGGCAGCGGTTCATATATCCTCAGGAGGGGCAAGCATGTTCGGAAGTACTACCATACCTGGAAGTGCGGCTGGAATTAATACTGTCAGTGACTGTAAAGGGGTGGTTCACTCCTACTTATCTATGAAACTTTCATCAGAAGTGGCGAACACTGCTTTCAGAGTATTATCTGGctgcaaggtgaacaaaggtatacaACTTTTGCTAGTTTTGGTTGGTACATTAATATTTTCTCTCTGATGTTAATCCCTTGCTTGGGTTGCTGTGATACCAAGATTTCACGAAGTTCATCATACTTCAATTACAAGTGCCTTTTTTTTTGTACAATCCGACCCTCCTGTCATCACTGCTGTCAGTGTCATCATACTAATGCATGGCATCAAGTGGAAATTCTGAGTCTTGTTCTGAATTATGCAGTCTGTCCACTGGAGTTCGATGATCCTTCTTCAGTCGTTAAGGCATGTGGCAAGGCATCTTCAAGGCCTTCATGCTGCACAGCGTTGCAATCTTATATCGCAACTAGACAGAAACAAATATTTGTCACAAACTTGCAAGCAATTAACTGTGCAACAATGTTCGGATCAATGCTACAGAAAGCTGGTGTGGGGAATGATATTTATGGGCTGTGTGATATTGACCTGAAAGATTTTAGCCTGCAAGGTATGCACAAagatattactccctccgttccaaaatagatgactcaactttgtactaactttagtacaaagttagtataaagttgggtcatctattttggaacgcaGGGAGTAGTTCTCTTCAATATTTGCTTCATCTCGGAACACAAAATAACATTGTCTATTTTCCATGGCACCATTTGTCAAATTGGAGCAGCTTTTGGGCAGCAAGGTTAGTTCTGTTCGATCAACTTTATCTGGTTCATCATAGATATGTACTTGTGTGGTTCTGTGCTAAATTCAGTATTTCATTCT
Coding sequences within it:
- the LOC125533087 gene encoding uncharacterized GPI-anchored protein At1g61900-like, whose product is MSILASKGANTNIPALCTLRPSNLTDASCPVKDISSFERMVNVSKLLDACSSVDPLKECCRPVCQPAIVEAAVHISSGGASMFGSTTIPGSAAGINTVSDCKGVVHSYLSMKLSSEVANTAFRVLSGCKVNKVCPLEFDDPSSVVKACGKASSRPSCCTALQSYIATRQKQIFVTNLQAINCATMFGSMLQKAGVGNDIYGLCDIDLKDFSLQAFGQQGCLLRSLPTDIVFDNVTGISFTCDLSDNIVAPWPSSSSLQSLSLCAPEMSLPALPVSPLSGSSGISRTGIGILLPVVLLTTTISL